A single genomic interval of Desulfuromonadales bacterium harbors:
- a CDS encoding response regulator — MYKILIIDDDKAFLAFLETYVRERCPDLQVQTCLDPVQGLAAIDADLGLLLIDLEMPGIDGTKILAYATGKGLSKNRIIILSGRDADYLHQRFPMGSCLAVLNKYEAKQKAVLDMVFDSLQQKCGC, encoded by the coding sequence ATGTATAAAATTCTGATCATCGATGACGACAAGGCCTTTCTGGCTTTTCTCGAGACCTACGTCCGCGAACGCTGTCCCGACCTGCAGGTACAGACCTGCCTTGACCCGGTGCAGGGACTGGCCGCCATCGACGCCGACCTCGGGCTGCTGCTGATCGATCTGGAGATGCCCGGCATCGACGGAACCAAGATTCTCGCCTACGCCACCGGCAAGGGGCTGAGCAAGAACCGGATCATCATCCTCTCCGGCCGCGACGCCGACTACCTGCACCAGCGCTTTCCGATGGGAAGTTGCCTGGCGGTGCTCAACAAGTACGAGGCGAAGCAGAAGGCGGTGCTCGATATGGTTTTCGATTCGCTGCAGCAGAAGTGCGGGTGTTGA